The Reichenbachiella carrageenanivorans region AGCACCGATGATTATTTTACCTTTTTTGGAAAATAGTTTTAAACATGGAGTAAACGAAGAACTGGACAAGTCGTGGGTTTACTTGGAGCTCTCATTGAATGAAAATACACTCAAACTCAGCATAGAAAACAGCAAAAGTGAAACACAGCGACTCAATGATAGAGAGCATGGTATCGGGCTTAAAAATGTGAAGCGTAGGCTGGATTTGCTTTATCGAAACGACTACCGACTCGAAATCATCGATGGCGCAAGAACCTTTACGGTACTGATGGAAATAAATTTTAGAAAAACGGCATGAAATGTATAATAATAGACGATGAGCCGCTGGCTATAGAAGTCATAGAATCGTATGTAGATCGTATCGAGTCACTAGAGCTGGTGGGCAAATTTAGAAATGCTATCAAGGCTTTTGATTATATCCAATCTGGCGAACCTGTCGACCTGATATTTTTGGATATTCAGATGCCAAAGTTGACGGGCATCGAGTTTTTAAAAACACTACATCAGCCACCTCAGGTGATTTTCACTACCGCTTATCGCGAATATGCACTGGAGGGTTTTGAGCTCGAAGTGCTAGATTATTTGCTCAAGCCTATTTCGTTTGATCGATTCATGAAGGCCGTGTCCAAAGCCTTACATCAGCAGCAATCGTTGACCAAAGAAGTGGGAGTGACCACGACTGTGGAAGGAGATGATTTCATCTTTTTCAAATGCGACAAGAAAATGATCAGGATCTGTCTCAAAGACATTCTCTATATAGAAAGTGTAAAGGACTATGTGAAGATCAAAACGGCAGAGAAAGAAATCGTTACGCACGAAAAAATCAGTGTGTTAGAAACCAAATTGCCTACCCCGTATTTCATTCGAGTTCACCGGTCGTTTATTGTAAATATTCCCAAAATAGAAAGTTATTCTGCTAGTGAGATTGAGCTCAACCAAGAGAGTATCCCTGTTGGGAGAAATTACAAACTCGACGTGATGGAACGCTTAGGTAAGATCGTGCTTTAGCTTTCTTGCAGATCAAATTCGAATAGGTCTACGAGGTGCTGTTTGAGTTTACCCTGTACTTCCTGCAAGTTTGGCTTTTCACCCAATTCAAATTCTAGAGAGGTTACGGCCTTGTCGTCGATTCCACATGGGATGATGTTTTGAAAATAATTCAAATCAGTGAGTACATTGAAGGCAAAACCGTGCATGGTTACCCATCGGCTGGATTTCACGCCAAGTGCACAAATTTTGCGTGCTTTTATGGGATTGTCGATGTCTATCCAGACACCAGTCAAGCCATCTATTCTGCCAGCTGCTATATTATAGTCGGCCAGCGTGAGAATGACGGCTTCCTCCAAAAAACGCAAGTATTTATGAATATCTGTAAAAAAGTTATCTAAGTCCAGAATTGGATAGCCCACGATTTGCCCTGGGCCATGATAGGTAATGTCCCCTCCTCGATTGATCTTGTAAAATGAAGCGTGTTTTTCTGCTAGTCCTTTGTCGTCTAGCAGCAGATTGGCTTGATCGCCAGATTTGCCCAGCGTGTACACATGAGGGTGCGAGCAAAAAATCAGGTAGTTAGGTGTCAGGGTTTGTTCGGCGGATTCCTTTTTTCGGTTTTCTATTTTGAGGGCTACGGTCTTGTCAAATAATTCCGTCTGATAGTCCCAGGCCTCTTGATAGTCGATCAAACCCAGATCGATAAATTTTGTTTGCTTGTTCAGTACTTGATTCATTACCCTTTTTAGCGTACTCGTTATTTCTTTTTGTGATCACCCCGTTTCAGCGACTTGATGAATTCGCCCCAAGCAAAAGGGTTTAGCAGAGGAATCGATGTGGTTTGAAACCTAGCATTGTAGGTCGTCATCTGTTGGGTCATATAAAATTGATAGTTGTTGGCTCCGCTCATTGGTAGATTCTTGTACATCTTATTTAGCATGGCCTGATCCATGCTTTGCTGCATGTTTTTGTACTGATATTGGTAAGGGACCTGCATAGCCAGGATGGCCTCTTTGAGCAGTTCCTCTGTAGGGAAAGGGTAAATTTCCAATTCAGGCAGGTAGGTGGTGTCGGCGAGCAGTTCGATGATTACGGTGTAGTTGTCGCTTTTTCCTTCAGGAATGATCAAATGCATTTTTTCATAACCGATCGCACTGATGATTAAGCTGTCATTTTCCAATACGGGCATTGAGAAGTATCCGTAGGGGTTGGAGGTGGTGCCTCTCCCTCCTTTGGGAGTAAATATGTGAACACCCGGTACGCCAGAGGTACTATCTTCACCCACCACAATTCCAGAAAACTGGATGATTCGCTTGTCCGTTTGTCCGAAAGAGACAAAAGCGTAAGACATAAATATGATACTGAAGAGGCCTGCTAAAATGTGCTTCACTAATTCTTTTTCTTTAATTAATGCTAATTTGCATTTGATAGTTTGCTAGTAGCAAAACTACACAATTATTCAGCAATCCTTTAGGGCTGGTTTGGTCTCCTATAATTTATAAACTAACAATACATGCAGCTAAAGCATTTTAACCTTCAATTTGGCTCTCAGATATTTAAGTCTTTTTCTGAAGAAGCTCGCGTGCGTATCATGTTTTTATTGTTTCATCAAAACGAACTGAGTATTTCAGATATCGAACATGTATTGGATTTTACACAGACCAAAACGTCGAGACATATTTCCTACCTCAAACATGCTGGTTTATTAAACTCACGAAAAAAAGATCAGTGGGTTTTTTATCAAATCAAGGAAGAAGTGATGGGAATGGTTTCACAAATTTTCAAATTTCTAAATAAAGACCAGCAACTACAGAAGGATCTCGAAACGCTCAAAGTACTCGAATCAAATAGAGAATTATCTATCAATAAAAAACCAATGCCCTATTGAAAACTTATAAACATCTGTTTTTTGATCTTGATCACACGCTTTGGGATTGGGATGCTAATGCTTCTGAAACCCTAATCGAGCTGTATCATCGGTATGACTTGGGCAAATACGGTGTGTTGAATGCTGATTTGTTTAGAGACGTATTTTTTCATGAAAATACAATTTTGTGGAAAGAGTTGGATGCTGGCAGGATAGACAAGTTTTACTTGCGTAACCACCGATTTAGGATCGTGATGGAGGCCGTCAATGCCAATATGAAAAGTATCAAGGAAGATCTGCTAGTGGATATCAATGCTAATTTTCTCAAGGAGTGTTCTCAAAAAAAGCGAGTGATAGAAGGTGCTTTTGAGGTGTTAGATTATTGTAAAGACAAATTTGATTTGCACATTATTACTAATGGATTCGAAGAAGTGCAATCCATCAAAATGGAATACTCAGGGTTGGATAAATATTTTGATAAAATTATCACTTCAGAAAAAGCGGGGCATAAAAAACCAAATGCAGGCATTTACCAATATGCCATCAAGCACACTGGTGCAGTGCTAGAGGATTCTTTGATGATTGGCGATAACCTGATGACCGACATCAAAGGCGCTAGAGACTATGGAATGGATCAGGTCTATTATAATCCTCTAGGTCAGGCATATTCAGATGATGTTACCCTTGAAATCACCGAATTGAGACAAATCATACCCTTTTTGGAAGGCTAGTGGGGAGTTAAAATTGGTTAAATGCAGACCGATACATACTCAAAACCGTAAATTTGAAACATGAATAAAATGGCTATTCGGGGGTTGATAGTGGCTATGGGGCTTTCGCTTCTAGGGTTGGTGGTCTTTCAGGTGTATTGGATTGGCAGTATCGTTAGTGCCAATGAGGAGGCTTTTAAGCGAAATGTGCAAGATGCTCTGACGACCGTGGCACAAAAGCTGGAAAAGAAGGAGGCTCTGATTGTGGCAGTGGATAATTTTCACACCAATTTTGCTTTTAAAAGCCCTTCTGAAAATGACTCTACGCAGTTTGAGTTGATCGAAAGCACGTTTGAGAAGAAGGTCATTCAAGTGCAGGATTATGCTAAGGACACGGCTCGTCGACCAGAGTGGCTGAGTTTTTACTTTGACTCTGAAAAAGGGAATGCCAAAAATATGGCAGTAAAGTTTACCGAAGAGTCTTCTGATGAGCATAATGTCAGCATTTTCATCAAAGAAGATGAAATGGATTCTATCATCACCAACAATTTAGAATATCAAAAGCGGTTGAAGCGAATTGCTAAAAAAAGCGAATATGTGCAATTGGCCATGCATGAGCTATTTGCCGGAGTGAAATCTCTCAAAAGCCGAATCAATGAAGAAGAAACAGATTCCCTACTAAAAGTCACTTTGCTAGACGAAGGGATCGATTTGGCGTATGATTTTGGGATATTTGATCCATTGGAAGAAAAGTTCACTATTCAACAGATCGTAGACAGCAAGTCGGCATTGCAATCCTCAGATCTCAGAGCGTCTTTGTTTCCCAACGACATTATGGGTGCTGCGGGCTATTTGGTGGTCAGATTTCCAGGTCAGCACACTTATCTGTTGGGCAAAATATGGTTCACCTTGCTGTCGTCTGTAGTATTTATTGTGATTATACTGGTATGTTTTTCTTATGCCATCCACACCATATTTCAACAAAAAAAATTGTCTGAGATCAAAAATGATTTCATCAACAACATGACCCACGAGTTTAAAACGCCTATTTCTACAGTATCATTGGCCTGCGAGGCCTTGCGCGATGAGCAAATCAGGAATACAGAGGGACTTAAAGAACGATATTTGAGCATTATCCATGATGAAAACAAGCGACTAGGCTTGCAAGTAGAAAAAGTGCTACAAATGGCTGTGATCGAGCGAAACGACTTCAAACTTAAATTGGAAGAAGTAAACGTGCATGAAATCATCGAAAAAGCGATAGCCAATATCATGATACAAGTAACTAATAAAGGGGGAGAACTCACCAAGGACCTCAAAGCGATTAATCAAACTCTAGTAGCGGATCAGATGCATTTGACTAACATTGTTTATAATCTATTGGACAATGCAAATAAATATTCGGCCGAGGAGCCGTCGATCAAGGTAACGACACTTGACTATGCTCATGGCATCATGATCAAAATAACAGATCATGGTATAGGGATGTCCAAGGACTTGGTCAGTAAAATATTCGATAAATTTTACCGAATTCCTACGGGCAACCTGCACGATGTCAAAGGCTTTGGCTTGGGGCTGGCTTATGTAAAAAGCATGGTGGAGGCTCACGGAGGGTCGATAGAAGTAAAAAGTGAATTGAAAAAAGGCAGCGAGTTTACGGTCTTTTTGCCGTATCACCTAAACGAACAATGAGATGAGCAAAATCAAAATACTTTTGGTAGAGGACGACCCTAATTTAGGACAGATTCTCAATGAATATTTACAACTCAAAGGCTACGAAACTGTTTTGTGTCAGGATGGAGAAGCTGGTTTTGCAGCTTTTCAGCAGGGCGGTTTTGATTTTTGTATTCTTGATGTGATGATGCCCAAGAAGGATGGTTTTTCCCTTGCTCGTGATATCCGAGCCATGGACAAGCAGACGCCTATGATATTTCTTACGGCCAAGTCCATGAAAGAAGACACCATCGAAGGCCTGAAAATAGGAGCCGACGATTACTTGACAAAGCCCTTCAGTATGGAAGAGCTACTTCTGAGGATACAGGCCATTTTGAAACGCACACACACGGGCGGAAACTCAAAAAGTACGACCACGGCTTACGAACTTGGATCCTTGGTGTTTAGGTATGACAAAAGCGTGCTAGAGCGACCTTCTGGCGATGTAAAGCTCACTTCTCGTGAAAACGAATTGCTCAAGTTATTCTGTGACCATATGAACGAAACTCTGGATCGTAGTGTGGCACTTATGGCAATTTGGAAAGACGATAGTTATTTCAATGCCAGAAGTATGGATGTGTACATTGCCAAGCTTAGAAAATACATAAAAGAAGAAGAAGGAATCCATATTTTGACTGTGCATGGGCAGGGTTTTAAGCTTGTGAAAATCGACTAAATTTCTTATCTTGGCTATCAGCCTAATCTCCATTTGGGCTTCGCTTGACTGATTCAATTCGATTGTCGTAGAATTAACAATTCTTTAAAACCTGCAAAGGGCAAAGTCATTCTACAATAGCTTTATTTGTTTACCCGAAAACCCAAAAATGTATGCAACTAGTACCTTCTATATCAATCAAAGATGGTAAAGTAACCAGACTGACCAGAGGCGATTATGCCACAGGTAAAATTTATAATGAAAGCCCAGTAGACTTGGCTCGTCAGTTTGAAGATCATGGAATCAAAAGACTACATGTGATTGATTTGGATGGTGCTAAAAAAGGTGCGCCAGTTAACTACCATATACTAGAAATGATGGCTGGCTATTCCAATATTTCTATCAACTTCTCTGGAGGAATCCATACAGATGGCGATGTGACTAAGTCTTTTGAGTTTGGAGCGGAAAGCATCACTTCTGCGACGATGGCGGTATATAAGCCCGATTTGTTTACTTCTTGGATGATGTCATATGGCAGAGAAAAGATAGCTCTAGGGGCAGATGCCTTGGATGGATTGTTGCGAGTAGGAGGTTGGCAGAAGGGTACTAAAGTGGACTTGATGGAACACATCGAATATTTTTATTCTCGAGGATTGAAATATTTGAAAACAACAGATATATCTAAGGAAGGGGCGATGGAAGGTCCCGCGTTGGAGCTTTACCAAGCTATAATAGAAAAATTCCCTAACCTATGCTTGTTTGCCAGTGGGGGCATGCGCAATATGGATGATATCCGAAAACTAGAAGAACTAGGTGTTTATGGGGTCATATTTGGTAAAGCCTTTTATGAAGGCAAAATCACACTAAAAGACATTGAGCAGTACACGGTAGGTGTCAGTTAAGGATTAAGAATCTTTGAATTTTGTTTTGTCATATACTGGTCGAGCTTTTTGTCTTGGTATGATCCAGTATATACCGTCGCTTTTTTCTATTCTTTCGCTCTTATCATAGGGAGAAGGATGCTCTAGATCTTTTTGGTTGTCTCTTGGCGAACTCGATTTTTTACCAAAGACCAGATTCATTCCAAATCTAAAATCAGCTGCATCTATTTGGGTTGCATCCCATACCTTGAGGAGTTTGTCTGATGCCATATAGATTTGGCAAGGGCCAAGGTTGACTGCGGCAGCTAGTCCGACATCGATGCCTTGCTGAGGTATTCTGGACACATTGACGGAAAAGTCCAACGCACGCCCTACTTTACGAGTGTAGGCAGCCGAATAGATCATTCTGAAATGGCCTTGTACCACATGTGCAGCTATCGTGCCTGTAAATCTGTCATATGGAGTCAATTGATACATCAAACTTGCATATGAGGAAGTGTTGAGTCCGGTAGTATAAGCCTCATAGAGAGTAGTATCTTGTATCCTGTATTTCAATGAATCTATGTAGGCATCTCCAAAATCACCAACGTCGGCTAAGTCTATACCTTCAAACCGGAAAGTAGTATCTGCCAAGTGATAATTTTCTGTATCTACTTTCCATCGGATAAATCCTAAATCGTTTACCGAGACAGCAGCAGATAATTCTTTGGTGATTTTCCAATGCACACCTAGATCGATGCCAGCTCCGAGGTTGCCATTACTGATCATGTGTGTGGTAAGGTCGTTACTGTCCATGATGTTGAACCCTGAAGTGTAGATCGCTGAATTTTTCAAGTTAAAGTTGGCTTGGTAGTTATCCTCTTCAAAGCCAATAGACCCGTCAAATTTGCTGTCGGTTACAGCACTCATCATGCCGTTGAGAAATTTCACTCTTACGCCGATATTTACACCTTTTCCAGGGAGACTTTTCCATATGCCAAAGCCATATTCTCTATAATACCTTACATCTAGAGCTGTTCCTTTTAGGTCTAATCGATCTCCAATTAGTGGGGTGTTACCTTTCCATGCGGTATTTACTAGATCGTCGCTGTAAAAGCCTCTAGCCCCTATTCTTTCACGAATGAAAACGGAAAATCCTTGTGTTGCTGATTTTTTCCAACCTACATAGAACGTAGATATTTCAGCTTCAGCACTTACGTAATTTCTTTTTTTAGAATTGTCTACAAATCGGTCAATATCCCATTTCCGTTCTCCATTTTCATTGGTGGTAATGGCGTCGTTGTAATTGGTGGGACTGTTAAAGTCTACCATCACACCAGATAGCACGGGTATACCTACAAAAGTTTTTCCTTCTGGGAAGAATGCCGGATTGAAGTTGTTGCCTTGATAGGTACTGTTGGTCAGGTGATATAACGAAATACCAGATTGAGCCAAGGTCGGTGTAAACCCAGTCAGCACAAGGAGTAGGACGCAGATGTATGTTGTTTTCAGCTTATAATTCATGTTTCACATTTGCTTGAGTGCCTACTTTGAGGGTCATCTCATAGTCTGAAAATAATTTGACATAGTTGTCGTCTGCCGCTTTGTAGCTGGTGATATGGGTGACGATATTTAATATGCTGGCATTTATCAATTCTTGATAACCATGCCCGCGATATAATTTTATAGTGTCCTTGTTAACGATTTTTTCCTCTATTCGCCCCGTGGACAAAAGCTCTGGGGATTTTATAAATGAGATATCTAGAAACTCAAACAATACGCTGGAGTCTGAGTCCAAAAATTGCATATCTATCGACCCTTCGAGAGGCAGTTCGTTGTGGGTAGTTAGTATGAGTCTGATGGTGTCTGCATCTTCAAAGTCGAAAGCTTCAATACCAGTCCCAAAGTTTCTTGACAACCCCTCTAGTTTCACATCGAGAGGGAGGTTGATCTCTGTGACTACTTCTACCTCGCTAGTTGAACTTACAAAGTTTCTGTCTTGATCATTTGCATTATTATAGTTTGATCCCGCTGTCAAATCGATATTGAAGCTGGTTGGAGATATTGCAAATAGCTCTCTTAGGTTAGAGTTGGTTTCATTGGTTCGAATGATGGAGCTGAGTGAAGTGCCTACCTGTGTAGTACTTGGCGCTCTTACCAGTTGTGGACTTGCCGTAATGTCTCCAGACAAGTTTACTGTAGTGCCTTTTGAATTGGTAGAGGAGATACCTCCCATGTTGAGACCCATCGGTACACCAAACCCATTGCTGATATAAAAGCTGACTTGTGGCGCGTTGAAGCTCAAGCTATTTTCCGAAAGGTCTTCGAAAAATCCCATGTCAACGGTCTGGTTTTCTATATTGATAGTTTTGTCACCAAACCAGCCATATATTTCTGAAAAATCAGCGTTGGTAATGGAAAGTGTGTAGTCTATAAAATCGGTACTACTTACGCCCTCTCCTGTTTTCACTTTCAGTGTGCTATCGAATACTCCACTAAAAAAATTGGTATTGCCTGTGCCAGGCACTTGAACAATGATGGTTTTGTGATTTGTCAGATCTTGAGTGGCTTGATTGGAGCTATTGCCAGGTACGGTGCCTGATAGTATCATGGGTGCTCCAGTGTCTAGGTTTACAATGTCAGTAAGTGTAAGCTCATACTCAAGCTCAGATTGGTATTGGTTGGTAATGTCTAGCGTTATAGTACCTGTAGAATACTTTACAGAATCCAGTTCTTCGTTGTTGGGGGAGGTGTATTCAAACGTTAGCGTTTGTGTCGGAATTACAATGTCCTGATTGCTCGGAGAGACAGGAATATCTGCTAAGTTCGGACTAATTATACCTGGGTTAGATACATCTTGTAGTACTATGACTTGTGCATAATCGTCGAAATAGGTCGTGTCCAGATAGGTGATTGCGAGCAGCTTGCTATTGTCTTCAGTGATCAATAGGTTAGGGTCGTCCAGTTTATCGATCAGGTCCTTAATGGTGTATGTGGTTTGACCAATGGGAATAGATGCGTCAGGTGTATATAGAGGCACTTCGATGTCGTCGAAATCTAATTCTCCCATATTACACATGGAAAATAAGAGTACTATCACCCCATAGCTTATGGTGTTTAGATAGTGGTTTTTTTGAGTCAAAATAGATTTGATAAGTTGCACAAAGTTTATTTTTTTCACACTTATTAGCGCATTCAATAGCAATATACTAATATTTCCATTCTCTAAAATGCTAAATACTAAACGGTTAAGATCAGGGATATTGCTTGTATATCAAAAATAGAGAGCAGATTTATAAGGTACGGATAGATTCTTCTACTTTTTTCCTCATCTCAACTTTGTATTGTGCTAATTTTTCGGCAACAATTTCGTCGTGACTTCCTATGATCTGCGCAGCAAGTATGCCTGCATTCTTAGCACCATCTAGGGCTACGGTAGCTACAGGCACACCACCTGGCATTTGCAAAATAGACAATACAGAATCCCATCCGTCTATTGAATTGCTAGACTTGACAGGTACGCCGATCACGGGTAGGGTGGTAATCGCCGCTACCATGCCTGGCAAGTGCGCAGCACCTCCTGCTCCTGCGATGATTACTTGTAGTCCACGCGATCTGGCATTTTCGGCATAGTCTACCATGCGGTGTGGGGTACGGTGAGCAGATACAATAGTGAGTTCATACGCTACGCCTAATTGATCGAGTACTTCTGCGGCCTGATTCATGATGTTCAGGTCGCTTTTGCTCCCCATGATTATTCCTACTGATGGCTTCATTATGCTTTGATTTTTATGGATTCTTTTACTGATCGAGCAATGGTTTTGAGGTCTTCTAAGTGATCTCCTACCAAGGTCACGTGTCCCATTTTCCTAAAGGGTTTGGTTAATTTTTTTCCATACAAATGTACGTGAAGTCCTTCAATCTGTAAGGCTTCTTCTAGCCCTTCGTATTGGGCCAAACCAGTGTAGCCTTCTTCGCCTAGCAGGTTGATCATCACAGAAGCTCCTTTGATGGCGGTGTCCCCTAGTGGCAAGTTGAGTATGGCTCGGATGTGCTGTTCAAACTGTGAAGTCACATTGGCTTCTATCGTCTGGTGACCGCTGTTGTGCGTACGTGGTGCACATTCGTTTACGATTACGTCGCCGTCTTTGGTAGTAAACATTTCTACCGCTAGCAAACCTACCATGTCGAGTGATGAGATAACTTTTTTGGCCAATTCTCTTGCTTTGATTCTAATGTCTTCACTAATGCTAGAGGGTGAAAATAAAAACTCCACCAAGTTGGCTTCTGGATGATATTCTAATTCTACCACGGGGTAGGTGTTCATTTCTCCATCCGCGTTTCGGGCTACGATCACGGAGATTTCCTTGTCGTAATCCACAAATTTTTCTATCAGCGCAGGTTTGTCAAATCCTTTTGAGATGTCAGCTTCTGTTCGGATCACCTGTACGCCACGGCCGTCGTATCCTTCGGTGCGAAGCTTGTGTACACCCGGAAGTAGGTCTGTGTGCTGATGCAGCTCCTCTAGCGACTGGGTCAGTACGAAAGGAGAAGTGGGAATGTCGTTGTCTAAATAGAATTGCTTTTGAATGCCCTTGTCCTTGATGATTTTGAGCGCACGAGGCTGAGGAAAAACTTTTTTACCTTGTTTTTCGAGTGCTTCTAACGCTTCTATGCTTACATTCTCTATCTCCACGGTGATGAGGTCACAAGTAGCACCAAAGGCCATGACTTGATCGTAGTCTTTGATGTCCCCATTTACAAATTCGGTTGCTAGATGCTTGCACGGGGCATTAGGATCTGGGTCCATCGATTTGATATCTAAATTCAAGTCTATGGCAGATTGGATCATCATACGGCCGAGCTGGCCACCACCTAATACGCCTATCTTTACATTGGGATCAAAACTCATCTGATATTCTGCTTGTGATGGGCGCAAAGCTAAACAGCACAAGGCAATCCTTGAAGTGTTTCCTATTTTTTGATAATACCCATCTTTTCCATCAGTTTGCTGGCATTGAAACTACCGCAGGGTGCCAGAGACAATTTGTAATCGAAAATAATCTCATCATCTACGATAGAGCTATTGAAACTCATGTTTTGGATATTGGGTTGATCTTTCGATAAAGCCGATAGCTGGATGTCGTGAGTAGAAATCAGTCCCCGACAATTTTCTTTGATCAATTGGTCTATCAGAGAGAGCGCACCTTTGTGGCGGTCTTCCGAATTGGTGCCTTTCAGAATTTCGTCGAGCATATAGAAGATAGGTTCGCCCTGTTGCAAAAGGTCGAGCAGCTGCTTGAGCCGCTTGAGTTCTGCATAAAATGAACTGACGTTTTCCTCTAAATTGTCTTGTGTGCGCATGCTGGTGAAAAGCTGAACGAGAGACAGCTCAAACTTTCGAGCACAAACGGGTGCGCCCATTTGTGCCAGCACGAGATTGATACCTATCGTGCGGAGAAAGGTGCTCTTGCCCGACATGTTGGAGCCTGTGACTAGCCCGAGTCTGCCTTTGCCCGACAGCGTGAAATCATTGCTTACACGCTGGGTAGACTTGATCAACGGATGTGCCATTTGCTCAGCGACTAGCACGTGATCCGTGTCCGATAACTTTGGGAAGGTAAAGGTAGGATTAGCGTAAGCGAACGAGGCCAAGTCAGACAAGGCGTCGATTTGATGCACCGCATCGAACCAGTTTTGCACATGATGGATGTTTTTCTTTTTCCATTGGACCGCTAGGAGTAGCCAGTTGACATCGAGCAAAAAAAGTACATTGAAAGGCAAATACAGGATATTGGCTCTGCTGAGCAAAAACATCAAAATCCTGCGAAGGCGCATGATAGCGGAAGAGGCAGACTGACCTTTGGTTTTTAGTTGGTCGTGTAGTCGAGTAAGTA contains the following coding sequences:
- a CDS encoding DUF5723 family protein produces the protein MNYKLKTTYICVLLLVLTGFTPTLAQSGISLYHLTNSTYQGNNFNPAFFPEGKTFVGIPVLSGVMVDFNSPTNYNDAITTNENGERKWDIDRFVDNSKKRNYVSAEAEISTFYVGWKKSATQGFSVFIRERIGARGFYSDDLVNTAWKGNTPLIGDRLDLKGTALDVRYYREYGFGIWKSLPGKGVNIGVRVKFLNGMMSAVTDSKFDGSIGFEEDNYQANFNLKNSAIYTSGFNIMDSNDLTTHMISNGNLGAGIDLGVHWKITKELSAAVSVNDLGFIRWKVDTENYHLADTTFRFEGIDLADVGDFGDAYIDSLKYRIQDTTLYEAYTTGLNTSSYASLMYQLTPYDRFTGTIAAHVVQGHFRMIYSAAYTRKVGRALDFSVNVSRIPQQGIDVGLAAAVNLGPCQIYMASDKLLKVWDATQIDAADFRFGMNLVFGKKSSSPRDNQKDLEHPSPYDKSERIEKSDGIYWIIPRQKARPVYDKTKFKDS
- a CDS encoding 1-(5-phosphoribosyl)-5-[(5-phosphoribosylamino)methylideneamino]imidazole-4-carboxamide isomerase; the encoded protein is MQLVPSISIKDGKVTRLTRGDYATGKIYNESPVDLARQFEDHGIKRLHVIDLDGAKKGAPVNYHILEMMAGYSNISINFSGGIHTDGDVTKSFEFGAESITSATMAVYKPDLFTSWMMSYGREKIALGADALDGLLRVGGWQKGTKVDLMEHIEYFYSRGLKYLKTTDISKEGAMEGPALELYQAIIEKFPNLCLFASGGMRNMDDIRKLEELGVYGVIFGKAFYEGKITLKDIEQYTVGVS
- a CDS encoding LytR/AlgR family response regulator transcription factor, coding for MKCIIIDDEPLAIEVIESYVDRIESLELVGKFRNAIKAFDYIQSGEPVDLIFLDIQMPKLTGIEFLKTLHQPPQVIFTTAYREYALEGFELEVLDYLLKPISFDRFMKAVSKALHQQQSLTKEVGVTTTVEGDDFIFFKCDKKMIRICLKDILYIESVKDYVKIKTAEKEIVTHEKISVLETKLPTPYFIRVHRSFIVNIPKIESYSASEIELNQESIPVGRNYKLDVMERLGKIVL
- a CDS encoding sensor histidine kinase encodes the protein MNKMAIRGLIVAMGLSLLGLVVFQVYWIGSIVSANEEAFKRNVQDALTTVAQKLEKKEALIVAVDNFHTNFAFKSPSENDSTQFELIESTFEKKVIQVQDYAKDTARRPEWLSFYFDSEKGNAKNMAVKFTEESSDEHNVSIFIKEDEMDSIITNNLEYQKRLKRIAKKSEYVQLAMHELFAGVKSLKSRINEEETDSLLKVTLLDEGIDLAYDFGIFDPLEEKFTIQQIVDSKSALQSSDLRASLFPNDIMGAAGYLVVRFPGQHTYLLGKIWFTLLSSVVFIVIILVCFSYAIHTIFQQKKLSEIKNDFINNMTHEFKTPISTVSLACEALRDEQIRNTEGLKERYLSIIHDENKRLGLQVEKVLQMAVIERNDFKLKLEEVNVHEIIEKAIANIMIQVTNKGGELTKDLKAINQTLVADQMHLTNIVYNLLDNANKYSAEEPSIKVTTLDYAHGIMIKITDHGIGMSKDLVSKIFDKFYRIPTGNLHDVKGFGLGLAYVKSMVEAHGGSIEVKSELKKGSEFTVFLPYHLNEQ
- a CDS encoding YjjG family noncanonical pyrimidine nucleotidase, with the translated sequence MKTYKHLFFDLDHTLWDWDANASETLIELYHRYDLGKYGVLNADLFRDVFFHENTILWKELDAGRIDKFYLRNHRFRIVMEAVNANMKSIKEDLLVDINANFLKECSQKKRVIEGAFEVLDYCKDKFDLHIITNGFEEVQSIKMEYSGLDKYFDKIITSEKAGHKKPNAGIYQYAIKHTGAVLEDSLMIGDNLMTDIKGARDYGMDQVYYNPLGQAYSDDVTLEITELRQIIPFLEG
- the lipB gene encoding lipoyl(octanoyl) transferase LipB, translating into MNQVLNKQTKFIDLGLIDYQEAWDYQTELFDKTVALKIENRKKESAEQTLTPNYLIFCSHPHVYTLGKSGDQANLLLDDKGLAEKHASFYKINRGGDITYHGPGQIVGYPILDLDNFFTDIHKYLRFLEEAVILTLADYNIAAGRIDGLTGVWIDIDNPIKARKICALGVKSSRWVTMHGFAFNVLTDLNYFQNIIPCGIDDKAVTSLEFELGEKPNLQEVQGKLKQHLVDLFEFDLQES
- a CDS encoding ArsR/SmtB family transcription factor, which gives rise to MQLKHFNLQFGSQIFKSFSEEARVRIMFLLFHQNELSISDIEHVLDFTQTKTSRHISYLKHAGLLNSRKKDQWVFYQIKEEVMGMVSQIFKFLNKDQQLQKDLETLKVLESNRELSINKKPMPY
- a CDS encoding response regulator transcription factor — protein: MSKIKILLVEDDPNLGQILNEYLQLKGYETVLCQDGEAGFAAFQQGGFDFCILDVMMPKKDGFSLARDIRAMDKQTPMIFLTAKSMKEDTIEGLKIGADDYLTKPFSMEELLLRIQAILKRTHTGGNSKSTTTAYELGSLVFRYDKSVLERPSGDVKLTSRENELLKLFCDHMNETLDRSVALMAIWKDDSYFNARSMDVYIAKLRKYIKEEEGIHILTVHGQGFKLVKID
- a CDS encoding carboxypeptidase-like regulatory domain-containing protein, coding for MKHILAGLFSIIFMSYAFVSFGQTDKRIIQFSGIVVGEDSTSGVPGVHIFTPKGGRGTTSNPYGYFSMPVLENDSLIISAIGYEKMHLIIPEGKSDNYTVIIELLADTTYLPELEIYPFPTEELLKEAILAMQVPYQYQYKNMQQSMDQAMLNKMYKNLPMSGANNYQFYMTQQMTTYNARFQTTSIPLLNPFAWGEFIKSLKRGDHKKK